The following are from one region of the Zonotrichia leucophrys gambelii isolate GWCS_2022_RI chromosome 1A, RI_Zleu_2.0, whole genome shotgun sequence genome:
- the SYCE3 gene encoding synaptonemal complex central element protein 3, producing MAESESQEGDDYNRGKMVENIKTDMEELLEEMEKLTVRAAWMAYSYTAIQTNADLSNAMQHSEDVFLMCKEQMEKKWQEVLLESRSEGEKKE from the exons ATGGCAGAATCAGAATCTCAGGAAGGAGACGATTATAACAGGGGAAAGATGGTGGAGAACATTAAAACAGACATGGAGGAACTTCTggaggaaatggaaaaactAACAG TGCGTGCAGCCTGGATGGCTTACAGCTACACGGCCATCCAGACCAACGCAGACCTGTCCAACGCCATGCAGCACTCAGAAGACGTTTTCCTGATGTGCAAAGAGCAGATGGAGAAGAAATGGCAAGAGGTGCTACTGGAATCTAGaagtgaaggggaaaaaaaggaataa